Proteins co-encoded in one Papaver somniferum cultivar HN1 chromosome 5, ASM357369v1, whole genome shotgun sequence genomic window:
- the LOC113282484 gene encoding pectinesterase inhibitor 4-like — protein MASQNHLLLGFLVIATTVLVLATTSANATADLNELCNDSTYPTLCKSILKVGKGVTGQSDLQAVRSAIQATLVQAKHAVVTLNKTIATTTDPAKKTNLETCSELYDTAIDDLATSLSNLKDKVKSDLMINLSAMMTDFNTCTDTFHEFNMESPIGNINQLLYQLSTDSLDLAHGLNF, from the coding sequence ATGGCTTCTCAAAATCATCTTCTTTTGGGTTTTCTGGTGATAGCCACCACCGTGTTAGTACTCGCAACAACTAGTGCTAATGCAACCGCAGATCTTAACGAATTGTGTAATGACTCTACATATCCAACACTCTGCAAATCAATTCTGAAGGTTGGAAAGGGTGTTACAGGACAATCAGATTTACAAGCAGTTCGCTCAGCAATTCAAGCAACATTGGTTCAAGCAAAACACGCAGTGGTAACCCTTAACAAGACGATTGCTACAACTACAGATCCTGCTAAAAAAACTAACTTGGAAACTTGCAGCGAACTATATGATACAGCCATTGACGATCTAGCAACTTCATTGTCAAACCTAAAGGACAAAGTAAAGAGTGACCTGATGATAAATTTGTCAGCAATGATGACCGATTTCAATACTTGTACAGATACCTTCCATGAGTTCAATATGGAATCTCCAATTGGTAATATCAATCAACTTTTGTACCAGCTTTCCACTGATAGCTTGGATTTGGCACATGGTCTGAATTTTTAA
- the LOC113282483 gene encoding uncharacterized protein LOC113282483 isoform X1 — translation MAFAVRFLRPIRASLSVLSAPSSSILSTRKLFNGNYEQLRRLVKGLEPGNASRFQYNISIQRKCVQNFSFSGGKLSLRSIFGVSIVTGYLSLRPQVSYAMDDEHQEKNLWGAPEFFEEDDPYTFLALVRKLWLPALLVMTVVMSWDHPFTLVLKIVLSLFSTKPSALSIYLFVEKFRHQSMREDPMYIFKSFYAKKVDVEDYLLLCLANVEFGDRKINLIGIMGSWWVLSSTPLELEISSRHSISEE, via the exons ATGGCGTTTGCAGTAAGATTTTTGCGACCAATTAGGGCATCACTTTCTGTTCTCTCTGCCCCAAGTTCATCTATTTTATCCACAAGAAAACTCT TTAATGGGAATTACGAGCAGTTGAGGAGATTGGTTAAGGGACTTGAACCTGGAAACGCTTCAAGATTTCAGTATAATATCAGTATTCAGAGAAAATGTGTACAGAATTTCAGTTTTTCAG GAGGGAAATTGAGCTTGAGAAGTATTTTTGGTGTTTCAATTGTAACCGGTTATCTGAGCCTTCGGCCGCAGGTCTCATACGCTATGGATG ACGAACATCAGGAAAAAAACCTGTGGGGTGCGCCCGAATTCTTTGAGGAGGATGACCCATACACATTCTTGGCATTGGTGAGGAAACTTTGGCTGCCTGCATTGCTGGTTATGACTGTTGTGATGAGTTGGGATCATCCTTTTACTCTTGTTCTTAAAATTGTGCTTTCTCTCTTCAGCACAAAGCCTAGTGCTCTCTCAATCTATCTTTTTGTTGAAAAG TTCCGTCACCAATCTATGCGTGAAGACCCAATGTACATATTTAAG TCATTCTATGCAAAGAAAGTTGACGTGGAAGATTATTTGCTTCTTTGCTTGGCAAATGTTGAGTTCGGAGATCGCAAGATCAATTTGATTGGAATAATGGGTAGTTGGTGGGTTTTGAGCTCCACACCTTTAGAATTAGAAATTTCATCCCGCCATTCAATCTCAGAAGAATAG
- the LOC113282483 gene encoding uncharacterized protein LOC113282483 isoform X2 — protein sequence MAFAVRFLRPIRASLSVLSAPSSSILSTRKLFNGNYEQLRRLVKGLEPGNASRFQYNISIQRKCVQNFSFSGGKLSLRSIFGVSIVTGYLSLRPQVSYAMDVICEMIFWQTNIRKKTCGVRPNSLRRMTHTHSWHCTKPSALSIYLFVEKFRHQSMREDPMYIFKSFYAKKVDVEDYLLLCLANVEFGDRKINLIGIMGSWWVLSSTPLELEISSRHSISEE from the exons ATGGCGTTTGCAGTAAGATTTTTGCGACCAATTAGGGCATCACTTTCTGTTCTCTCTGCCCCAAGTTCATCTATTTTATCCACAAGAAAACTCT TTAATGGGAATTACGAGCAGTTGAGGAGATTGGTTAAGGGACTTGAACCTGGAAACGCTTCAAGATTTCAGTATAATATCAGTATTCAGAGAAAATGTGTACAGAATTTCAGTTTTTCAG GAGGGAAATTGAGCTTGAGAAGTATTTTTGGTGTTTCAATTGTAACCGGTTATCTGAGCCTTCGGCCGCAGGTCTCATACGCTATGGATG tGATTTGTGAAATGATATTTTGGCAGACGAACATCAGGAAAAAAACCTGTGGGGTGCGCCCGAATTCTTTGAGGAGGATGACCCATACACATTCTTGGCATTG CACAAAGCCTAGTGCTCTCTCAATCTATCTTTTTGTTGAAAAG TTCCGTCACCAATCTATGCGTGAAGACCCAATGTACATATTTAAG TCATTCTATGCAAAGAAAGTTGACGTGGAAGATTATTTGCTTCTTTGCTTGGCAAATGTTGAGTTCGGAGATCGCAAGATCAATTTGATTGGAATAATGGGTAGTTGGTGGGTTTTGAGCTCCACACCTTTAGAATTAGAAATTTCATCCCGCCATTCAATCTCAGAAGAATAG